A window of the Bacillus sp. A301a_S52 genome harbors these coding sequences:
- the hcp gene encoding hydroxylamine reductase, whose product MFCNQCEQTPVGGCTVMGVCGKDPDLASIQDTIILGLKGVAAYATHARSLGYIDQEVDGITHQALYTTLTNANFNMQENIDMAMEVGRATIRVMDLLDKAHTDRLGTPSPVTISQNKVEGKAIIVTGHDLFALEELLKQSEGKGVNIYTHSEMLPAHGYPHLKKYAHLKGNIGKAWFDQRRLFEKFPGAILATTNCVMPIKGSYADRFFSYHIAGLEGVQKIEANDFGPLIQRALELPEANMSSEETLVTGYHHETVLGLAPEIIDAIKAGKIQRFFVIAGCDSPGKKGNYYRELATSLPDNTVILTTSCGKFRFNDVDYGTVPGTDIPRYIDLGQCNNSGSTIKIAQALADAFECEVNELPVSIVLSWFEQKAVAILLGLFSLGIQDIRIGPTPPDFISEGVLHHLVETFGLKLITQAEDDIAAMLEN is encoded by the coding sequence ATGTTTTGTAACCAATGTGAACAAACACCTGTGGGAGGCTGTACAGTGATGGGGGTATGTGGTAAAGACCCTGATTTAGCCAGTATCCAAGACACCATTATTTTAGGATTAAAAGGGGTTGCAGCCTATGCAACACATGCTCGCTCTCTAGGTTATATTGACCAAGAAGTGGACGGCATCACCCATCAAGCTCTATATACTACCCTGACAAATGCTAATTTTAACATGCAGGAAAACATCGATATGGCTATGGAAGTTGGCCGAGCGACCATCAGAGTCATGGACTTACTCGATAAAGCCCATACCGATCGACTCGGCACCCCTAGCCCTGTCACTATTTCACAAAATAAAGTGGAAGGTAAAGCGATTATTGTGACTGGTCACGACTTGTTTGCTCTTGAAGAATTACTTAAACAATCGGAAGGAAAAGGTGTTAATATTTACACCCACTCTGAAATGTTACCAGCTCATGGCTATCCCCATTTGAAAAAATACGCTCATTTAAAAGGAAATATAGGTAAAGCATGGTTTGATCAACGGCGTCTGTTCGAAAAATTCCCTGGTGCTATCCTTGCTACCACGAATTGTGTCATGCCAATTAAAGGATCGTATGCTGACCGCTTCTTCTCCTACCATATAGCAGGTCTTGAAGGTGTGCAGAAAATTGAAGCAAACGACTTTGGTCCTCTTATACAACGAGCATTAGAACTCCCAGAGGCTAACATGTCTTCTGAAGAAACATTAGTAACGGGCTACCACCATGAAACAGTTTTAGGACTGGCTCCGGAAATTATTGATGCCATTAAAGCAGGGAAAATTCAACGATTCTTCGTTATCGCTGGGTGTGATTCTCCTGGAAAAAAAGGAAACTATTATCGGGAATTGGCTACTTCATTACCAGATAACACAGTCATTCTAACGACCTCCTGTGGTAAGTTTAGATTTAATGATGTGGACTACGGCACTGTACCAGGCACAGATATTCCTCGTTATATAGATTTAGGCCAATGTAATAACTCAGGCTCAACTATAAAAATAGCTCAAGCCTTGGCCGATGCATTTGAGTGTGAGGTGAACGAACTTCCCGTTAGTATCGTGCTCTCTTGGTTTGAACAAAAAGCTGTGGCCATCTTGTTAGGTCTCTTTAGTCTCGGTATTCAAGATATTCGAATTGGGCCAACGCCTCCTGACTTTATCTCTGAAGGTGTCCTCCATCATTTAGTCGAAACATTTGGTTTGAAGCTGATCACTCAAGCAGAAGATGATATAGCTGCTATGTTAGAAAATTAA
- a CDS encoding chemotaxis protein CheV: MVENKGILLESGTNELEVIVFEIGQGIFGINVMKVREIIQPLDVTLMPHSHPNVEGIIRLREEVMPVINLAKALGFPESDTPSHDKLIVTELNKVKVAFHVHSVSRIHRISWEQIEKPNKLSQGLQDLTIGVIKMDENMILLLDYEKVVYDIMPDSAISLNKLEGIEAKDRSHKQLLVAEDSPILRQLLKDVLEEAGYTRLIFTEDGKQAMEYLEGKNGKRIDLLITDIEMPIMDGHHLTRRVKENPALKSLPVIIFSSLITGDLYHKGERVGADVQISKPEVGELVEHLDRLLEIQ, encoded by the coding sequence ATGGTAGAAAATAAAGGTATATTGCTTGAGAGTGGGACTAATGAACTAGAAGTGATTGTGTTTGAAATAGGTCAAGGGATTTTTGGAATTAATGTGATGAAAGTACGAGAAATTATTCAGCCTCTTGATGTCACTTTAATGCCTCATTCCCATCCAAATGTAGAAGGAATTATTCGATTAAGAGAAGAAGTTATGCCAGTGATTAATTTGGCTAAAGCCCTTGGGTTTCCTGAGTCTGATACGCCTAGCCATGATAAATTAATTGTGACAGAGTTAAACAAAGTTAAAGTGGCGTTTCACGTCCACTCCGTCTCTCGCATTCATAGAATTTCTTGGGAACAAATTGAAAAGCCAAATAAACTAAGTCAAGGATTACAGGATCTTACAATTGGAGTCATAAAAATGGATGAAAATATGATTTTGTTACTTGATTATGAAAAAGTCGTCTATGACATTATGCCAGATTCCGCAATTTCCTTAAATAAATTGGAAGGAATTGAGGCTAAAGACCGCTCTCATAAACAGCTGCTAGTTGCGGAAGATTCCCCTATTTTAAGACAACTCTTAAAGGATGTTTTGGAAGAAGCTGGTTATACTCGCTTGATTTTTACCGAAGATGGTAAGCAAGCTATGGAGTATTTAGAAGGTAAAAACGGTAAAAGAATTGATTTGCTTATTACGGATATTGAAATGCCGATCATGGATGGTCACCATTTAACAAGAAGAGTAAAAGAAAATCCGGCTTTAAAAAGTTTACCAGTGATTATTTTCTCATCATTAATTACGGGTGATTTATATCATAAAGGTGAACGAGTTGGGGCAGATGTACAAATTAGTAAACCAGAAGTGGGCGAACTTGTGGAGCACCTTGACAGATTATTAGAAATTCAATAA
- a CDS encoding YhfH family protein produces MLMSSTEFFSHLPPKECAKCGEVMDEMHECYANKCLDCESDIQ; encoded by the coding sequence ATGCTCATGTCAAGTACGGAATTCTTCAGTCATTTACCTCCGAAAGAGTGTGCTAAATGTGGTGAGGTAATGGATGAAATGCATGAATGTTATGCAAATAAATGTCTTGATTGTGAAAGTGACATTCAATAA
- a CDS encoding peptidylprolyl isomerase — MKRLNSAVISLSVSIVILLTGCGGNNEENTVNNETAGGNYPQLSETVADNEQEAVIHTNKGEVHLKLFPDAAPLAVENFITLSEEGYYDGVIFHRVIENFMIQGGDPDGTGMGGESAFGEAFEDEFDESLAHFRGALSMANSGPDTNASQFFIVQAGPDLLSEDDLQAAGLPEELVEFYMERGGTPHLDNAHTVFGHVIDGMDVVDDIATVETEAGDRPTEDVIIETIEIIE; from the coding sequence ATGAAACGATTAAATAGTGCTGTGATAAGTTTATCGGTGAGTATCGTCATATTACTAACAGGTTGCGGCGGAAATAATGAGGAAAATACAGTTAACAATGAAACAGCTGGAGGAAATTATCCTCAGCTGAGTGAGACTGTTGCGGATAATGAGCAAGAAGCAGTTATTCATACAAATAAAGGGGAGGTTCATCTAAAGCTTTTCCCTGATGCTGCTCCTCTTGCAGTAGAAAATTTCATCACGTTGAGTGAAGAAGGTTACTATGATGGGGTTATCTTTCACCGAGTCATTGAAAATTTCATGATTCAAGGTGGCGACCCAGACGGAACTGGGATGGGAGGAGAAAGTGCTTTTGGTGAAGCTTTTGAAGATGAATTTGACGAATCATTAGCTCATTTTAGAGGAGCATTATCCATGGCGAATAGTGGGCCGGATACGAATGCCAGTCAGTTTTTTATCGTACAAGCAGGGCCTGATTTGTTAAGTGAAGATGATTTGCAAGCAGCGGGTTTACCTGAAGAGCTAGTAGAGTTCTATATGGAAAGAGGAGGCACACCTCATTTAGATAATGCTCATACTGTTTTTGGACATGTCATTGATGGGATGGATGTGGTGGATGACATCGCCACAGTTGAGACTGAGGCAGGAGATCGCCCTACGGAGGACGTTATTATTGAGACAATTGAGATTATAGAATAA